GATGGTGTCGCACTCAAAGCCTTAGTGGAAAAAGAGCGCCCAGATTACATCGTGCCGGAAGTAGAAGCCATCGCGACTGATACGCTGATTGAATTAGAACAAGCGGGTTTTAATGTTGTTCCTACCGCCAAAGCCACCAAGCTTACGATGAATCGCGAAGGTATTCGCCGTTTAGCTGCTGAAGAGCTTGGCCTACCAACCTCACCTTATCAATTTGTCGATAACTTTGCTGACTTCCAAAGTGCGGTTGAAAAAATCGGTATTCCTTGCGTAGTGAAACCGATTATGTCCTCTTCTGGCCACGGTCAAAGTATTTTAAAATCCAAAGACGACTTACAAAAAGCGTGGGATTACGCTCAACAAGGTGGTCGAGCAGGTGCGGGACGCGTGATTGTAGAAGGGTTTGTTAAATTCGATTATGAAATCACCTTGCTCACCGTTCGCCACATTAATGGCACCAGCTTCTTAGCGCCAATTGGTCATCGTCAAGAAGATGGCGACTATCGTGAATCTTGGCAGCCACAAGCCATGTCTGATGTAGCGTTGAAAAAAGCCCAAGATGTTGCCGAGAAAATTACCACTGCATTAGGTGGTCGTGGTATTTTCGGTGTGGAAATGTTTGTGTGTGGTGATGAGGTGATCTTCAATGAAGTCTCCCCTCGCCCACATGATACCGGAATGGTCACACTAATTTCTCAAGAATTATCTGAGTTCGCCTTACACGCCCGTGCGATTTTAGGCCTACCGATTCCAGAAATCACCTTAATTAGCCCATCGGCTTCCAAAGCCATTGTGGTGGAAGGTCAATCGAAAAACGTGCAATTTGGCAATATCGCTGAAGTGTTGGCAGAACCCCACACCAATATTCGCATTTTCGGCAAAGGCGAAGTCAATGGCCATCGCCGTTTAGGTGTCTTACTCGCCCGTGATATTTCCGTAGAAAAAGCATTAGAAAAAGTAGAGCTTGCTTACACTAAGTTGGATGTGAAATTATAAGATTGGCTTAAATATAAGTAGTTCTGAAAATACAAAAGTGCGGTCAAAATTGCTTATGTTTTTGACCGCACTTTAATGCTTATTCCCGACTTATCTACCAAACAGCGAAGCCCAAAATCCTTTTTTATTTTCAACTTTCTTTTGCTTTGCTTCTTCCATTCTTTGTTTGACATAATTTACCCAAACTTGATGGGGCGCATCAAAATCAAATGATTTCATAAAATCATAAGGAATTTTATATTCTGCTAATGGATTTATATCAATCAATTCTTTTGGCGCTATAGGGCTATCAATACCCAAATCAAAACCGTGGATTGCTGCGATTTTGGCATACATTAAAACTTGCGGTTGCAAGTAAAAATCAAAATGTAAAAGTGTGTCTTTTGCTGCTCGTTTAGCAAGCTTAAGTTCGAGTAATTTATCTAAAGCCTCTTGCATTCCTTTTATATTTTTATCTGCTAGTGCCACATAAAATTCATGATCGGGAATGCGCTTTAAATCGCTACGGGCTTTTTTCTCATCATTTAAGAACGTGAGTGCGCGCTCTTTTAATAATTGCCAATCGCCACTTAACGCCAATAAAGTGTTCGCATTAAAAAAAGGTCTCGTATCAGTTCGTTTATAGGGAACTGAAATATCCACAATTTCATCACGATGTTTAATTAAATAATCAATCAACTTTTGATTATCTGAAAGCAAAATCATAAAAAAGAAATTTGTATTAATCCCGTTGTAAGCCCATTGAAAATCATACTTAGATAAAATACCTAAGAAACCTGCAATAGAAGCATTTTCTTTAAATCCTGAAATATCATTTTCTAA
The sequence above is a segment of the Haemophilus parainfluenzae genome. Coding sequences within it:
- the purT gene encoding formate-dependent phosphoribosylglycinamide formyltransferase is translated as MTTLGTALTPNAIKVMMLGSGELGKEVVIELQRLGVEVIAVDRYENAPAQQVAHRAYTISMLDGVALKALVEKERPDYIVPEVEAIATDTLIELEQAGFNVVPTAKATKLTMNREGIRRLAAEELGLPTSPYQFVDNFADFQSAVEKIGIPCVVKPIMSSSGHGQSILKSKDDLQKAWDYAQQGGRAGAGRVIVEGFVKFDYEITLLTVRHINGTSFLAPIGHRQEDGDYRESWQPQAMSDVALKKAQDVAEKITTALGGRGIFGVEMFVCGDEVIFNEVSPRPHDTGMVTLISQELSEFALHARAILGLPIPEITLISPSASKAIVVEGQSKNVQFGNIAEVLAEPHTNIRIFGKGEVNGHRRLGVLLARDISVEKALEKVELAYTKLDVKL
- a CDS encoding immunity 49 family protein → MEKYKVFLGSEIAKTYDEAKNFTLARVEEYVNFNHKELFATLIPIENFTGNVFPLVHYLNDFHRALASKHLLENDISGFKENASIAGFLGILSKYDFQWAYNGINTNFFFMILLSDNQKLIDYLIKHRDEIVDISVPYKRTDTRPFFNANTLLALSGDWQLLKERALTFLNDEKKARSDLKRIPDHEFYVALADKNIKGMQEALDKLLELKLAKRAAKDTLLHFDFYLQPQVLMYAKIAAIHGFDLGIDSPIAPKELIDINPLAEYKIPYDFMKSFDFDAPHQVWVNYVKQRMEEAKQKKVENKKGFWASLFGR